In the genome of Pan troglodytes isolate AG18354 chromosome 15, NHGRI_mPanTro3-v2.0_pri, whole genome shotgun sequence, one region contains:
- the LOC452921 gene encoding ubiquitin-conjugating enzyme E2 L3-like, which yields MAASRRLMKELEEIRKCGMKNFRNIQVDEANLLTWQGLIVPDNPPYDKGAFRIEINFPAEYPFKPLKITFKTKIYHPNIDEKGRVCLPVISAENWKPATKTDQVIQSLIALVNDPQPEHPLRADLAEEYSKDRKKFCKNAEEFTKKYGEKRPVD from the coding sequence ATGGCGGCCAGCAGGAGGCTGATGAAGGAGCTTGAAGAAATCCGCAAATGTGGGATGAAAAACTTCCGTAACATCCAGGTTGATGAAGCTAATTTATTGACTTGGCAAGGGCTTATTGTTCCTGACAACCCTCCATATGATAAGGGGGCCTTCAGAATCGAAATCAACTTTCCAGCAGAGTACCCATTCAAACCACTGAAGATCACATTTAAAACCAAGATCTATCACCCAAACATCGACGAAAAGGGGCGGGTCTGTCTGCCAGTAATTAGTGCTGAAAACTGGAAGCCAGCAACCAAAACCGACCAAGTAATCCAGTCCCTCATAGCACTGGTGAATGACCCCCAGCCCGAGCACCCGCTTCGGGCTGACCTAGCTGAAGAATACTCTAAGGACCGTAAAAAATTCTGTAAGAATGCTGAAGAGTTTACAAAGAAATATGGGGAAAAGCGACCTGTGGACTAA